A stretch of Methylogaea oryzae DNA encodes these proteins:
- the rpmA gene encoding 50S ribosomal protein L27, which translates to MAHKKAGGSSRNGRDSESKRLGVKMFGGQEVKAGSIIVRQRGTHFHPGVNVGLGRDHTLFALTDGRVQFIVKGAKNRKFVSIVQG; encoded by the coding sequence ATGGCTCATAAAAAAGCGGGCGGCAGCTCCCGTAACGGCCGCGATTCAGAATCCAAGCGACTTGGCGTCAAGATGTTCGGCGGCCAGGAAGTAAAGGCCGGCAGCATCATCGTGCGTCAGCGCGGTACCCATTTCCATCCGGGCGTCAACGTCGGCCTGGGCAGGGATCACACCCTGTTCGCACTCACCGACGGCCGGGTGCAGTTCATCGTCAAAGGCGCCAAGAACCGTAAATTCGTCAGCATCGTTCAAGGCTGA
- the cgtA gene encoding Obg family GTPase CgtA translates to MKFVDQAEIRVEAGDGGNGCISFRREKYIPNGGPNGGDGGDGGSVYLVATENLNTLVDFRFNSTYRAERGHNGMSSDCTGHKGHDLHVRVPVGTMVYDVETDELMGDLAKEGQTLLVAKGGWHGLGNTRFKSSTNRAPEKATPGTPGEHRVLRLELKVIADVGLLGLPNAGKSSLIRSVSSAKPKVADYPFTTLYPNLGVVRVDELRGFVMADIPGLIEGAADGAGLGLKFLKHLSRTRLLLHVLDVEPYETMEHPVVSAKKVIAELGKWSQELLDKPRWLVLNKIDRLQPELVEERCREIVDGLGWTGPVYRISAMKGEGLKDLIYGVMAFLDQENEAGDQNDPQPEAAPNSAPSPEDGEE, encoded by the coding sequence ATGAAATTCGTCGATCAAGCGGAAATACGGGTGGAAGCGGGCGATGGCGGCAACGGCTGCATCAGCTTCCGCCGGGAAAAATACATCCCCAACGGCGGCCCCAACGGCGGCGATGGCGGCGATGGCGGCAGCGTTTACCTGGTGGCCACGGAAAACCTCAACACCCTGGTGGATTTCCGCTTCAACAGCACCTACCGGGCCGAGCGCGGCCACAACGGCATGAGCAGCGACTGCACCGGCCACAAGGGGCATGACCTCCATGTGCGCGTGCCGGTGGGCACCATGGTCTACGACGTCGAAACCGACGAACTGATGGGCGACCTGGCCAAGGAAGGGCAAACCCTGCTGGTGGCCAAGGGCGGCTGGCACGGCCTCGGCAACACACGCTTCAAGAGCAGCACCAACCGCGCACCGGAAAAAGCCACCCCCGGCACGCCGGGCGAGCACCGCGTCTTGCGGCTGGAGCTGAAAGTGATCGCCGACGTGGGCCTGCTGGGCCTACCCAACGCCGGCAAATCCAGCTTGATACGCTCCGTTTCCTCGGCCAAGCCCAAAGTGGCCGACTATCCGTTCACGACGCTCTATCCCAATCTGGGAGTGGTGCGGGTGGACGAATTGCGCGGCTTCGTCATGGCCGACATTCCCGGCCTGATCGAAGGGGCCGCCGACGGAGCCGGCCTCGGCCTGAAGTTTCTCAAGCACCTGTCCCGCACGCGGCTGCTGCTGCACGTGCTGGACGTGGAACCCTACGAAACCATGGAACACCCGGTGGTGTCCGCCAAGAAGGTGATCGCGGAACTGGGCAAGTGGAGCCAGGAACTGCTGGATAAGCCGCGCTGGCTGGTGCTGAACAAGATCGACCGCTTGCAACCGGAACTGGTGGAGGAACGCTGCCGGGAAATCGTCGACGGCCTGGGCTGGACCGGCCCGGTCTACCGCATTTCCGCCATGAAGGGCGAAGGGCTCAAGGACTTAATCTACGGCGTCATGGCCTTCCTCGACCAGGAAAACGAAGCCGGCGATCAAAACGACCCTCAGCCCGAAGCCGCCCCGAACTCCGCGCCCTCCCCAGAGGATGGGGAAGAATAA
- the proB gene encoding glutamate 5-kinase, whose protein sequence is MKNRTDFPNAGRVIVKIGSSLLTGGGRGLDQAAIGGWVAQIAQLRQSGKEVVLVSSGSVAEGMSRLGWSSRPQTLHELQAAAAVGQMGLIQTYESLFKQHGFHAAQVLLTHEDLSDRQRYLNARSTLLTLLELGVVPVINENDTVATEEIRFGDNDTLGALVANLVEADLLIILTDQNGLYDADPGLKPDAKLISQANINEPGLLEMAGGSRSGLGRGGMSTKVSAAKLAGRSGAATVIAPGAAQGILTRVMGGEDVGTFLVPDLEPLAARKRWLAGRLQVKGSLTLDEGAARVLLEAGRSLLPIGVIAVEGSFQRGELVACRDPQGREIARGLTNYGSDEARQILRQPSNRIAELLGYVDEPELIHRDNLVLV, encoded by the coding sequence ATGAAAAACAGAACCGACTTTCCCAACGCCGGCCGCGTCATCGTCAAAATCGGCAGCTCCCTGTTGACCGGTGGCGGCCGCGGCCTGGATCAGGCCGCCATCGGCGGCTGGGTGGCGCAAATCGCCCAACTGCGCCAAAGCGGCAAAGAGGTGGTGCTGGTATCCTCCGGCTCCGTGGCGGAGGGCATGAGCCGCCTGGGCTGGAGCAGCCGCCCGCAAACCCTGCACGAACTGCAGGCCGCCGCCGCGGTGGGCCAGATGGGCCTGATCCAAACCTACGAATCGCTGTTCAAGCAGCACGGCTTCCACGCCGCCCAGGTGCTGTTGACCCACGAGGACCTGTCCGACCGGCAGCGCTACCTCAACGCCCGCAGCACCCTGCTGACTCTGCTGGAGCTGGGCGTGGTGCCGGTCATCAACGAAAACGACACGGTGGCCACGGAGGAAATCCGCTTCGGCGACAACGACACCCTGGGCGCCCTGGTGGCCAACCTGGTGGAAGCGGACCTGCTCATCATCCTCACCGATCAAAACGGCTTGTACGACGCCGATCCGGGCCTGAAACCCGACGCCAAGCTCATCAGCCAGGCCAATATCAACGAGCCGGGCTTGTTGGAAATGGCCGGCGGCAGCCGCAGCGGACTGGGACGCGGCGGCATGTCCACCAAGGTCAGCGCCGCCAAGCTGGCCGGCCGCTCCGGCGCCGCCACCGTCATCGCCCCCGGGGCGGCGCAAGGCATACTGACGCGCGTCATGGGCGGCGAGGACGTCGGCACGTTCCTGGTGCCCGACCTGGAGCCGTTGGCGGCGCGCAAGCGCTGGCTGGCCGGCCGCTTGCAAGTCAAAGGCAGCCTCACTCTCGACGAAGGCGCGGCGCGCGTCCTGCTGGAAGCCGGCCGCAGCCTGCTGCCCATCGGCGTCATCGCCGTGGAGGGCAGTTTCCAGCGCGGCGAATTGGTGGCCTGCCGCGACCCGCAGGGCCGCGAAATCGCCCGCGGCCTGACCAACTACGGCAGCGACGAAGCCCGCCAGATCCTGCGCCAACCGAGCAATCGCATCGCCGAACTGCTGGGCTATGTGGACGAACCCGAGCTGATCCATCGGGACAATCTGGTACTGGTGTAA